In Leptolyngbya sp. NIES-2104, the genomic window GGAGAGTCGGCGCTAGAAATCGTGGATCAATTAGTGCGATCGACTGCCGTTGATGTCGTGGTCGTAGACTCTGTAGCGGCTCTCGTTCCCCGCGCTGAAATCGAAGGGGAAATGGGTGACTCTCACATGGGTCTGCAAGCACGACTCATGAGCCAAGCGCTACGGAAGATCACAGGCAACATCGGTAAATCGGGCTGTACGGTTATCTTCATCAACCAATTGCGTCAGAAGATTGGTGTCACCTACGGTAGCCCGGAAACGACCACAGGCGGTCAAGCGCTGAAGTACTACGCTTCGGTGCGGCTCGATATTCGCCGGATTCAGACCTTGAAGAAAGGAACCGAAGAGTTTGGAACTCGTGCAAAGGTGAAGGTAGCGAAGAACAAAGTCGCGCCTCCCTTTAGAATTGCAGAGTTTGACATCATCTTTGGTAAGGGAATCTCGACTTTGGGCTGTCTGGTTGACCTAGCTGAAGAAACGAGCGTGATTGTTCGCAAGGGTGCTTGGTACAGCTACAAGGGTGAGAATATCAGCCAAGGTCGCGATAATGCGATCAAGTACATGGAAGAGCGTCCAGAACTTGCGAAGGAACTTGAGATCCAGGTGCGCGAGAAGTTGGAAATGGGCGCTCAGGTGTCTGCGAATTCGGTCGGTCAGGTCGA contains:
- the recA gene encoding recombinase RecA, whose product is MAAKTTTETNDKQKALSLVLTQIERNFGKGSIMRLGDATRMKVETIPTGALTLDLALGGGLPKGRVIEIYGPESSGKTTLALHAVAEVQKAGGIAAYVDAEHALDPSYSAALGVDIANLLISQPDTGESALEIVDQLVRSTAVDVVVVDSVAALVPRAEIEGEMGDSHMGLQARLMSQALRKITGNIGKSGCTVIFINQLRQKIGVTYGSPETTTGGQALKYYASVRLDIRRIQTLKKGTEEFGTRAKVKVAKNKVAPPFRIAEFDIIFGKGISTLGCLVDLAEETSVIVRKGAWYSYKGENISQGRDNAIKYMEERPELAKELEIQVREKLEMGAQVSANSVGQVDEHDSEEELLDEE